In the Fusarium oxysporum f. sp. lycopersici 4287 chromosome 9, whole genome shotgun sequence genome, one interval contains:
- a CDS encoding chloride channel, other eukaryote, with product MAFVLALALIACWMALWTKTVVPSAYQLTTLDENLAVDEPTQTYDDLNPSESSTPQPQPDPKPENPPMVYYSAAGSGVAEVRVILSGFVLHGFLGARTLIIKMVALILSVASGMSLGKEGPYVHMAACVGNILCRLFSKYDRNDGKRREVISAAAAAGVAVAFGAPLGGVLFGLEEVSYFFPAKTLFRTFFCCIVAALSLKFLNPYGTHKIVLFEVRYLVDWEYFELGSFIFVGIIGGALGALFIKASKYWAQSFRRIQLIKKHPLLEVFLVALVTGLMSYWNALTKLPVAELLLNVASPCEGSSTDWEERALCPGAIDEIPPILFELFVALLIKGFLTVITFGIKVPAGIYVPSMVVGGLMGRIVGHMVQWAVLRVPDWAIWGDCAFNRDGSCIQPGVYGLIAAGATMCGVTRLSVTLAVILFELTGSLDYVLPFSLAILVSKWTADAIEPNSIYDLLTSMNSYPFLDNKHKPIFTEDLADIVPRIRKERIIDITNSPVVPATSLRIKLELLHRAGELDGGLPIVRHGILVGLIPAPDLGYALDQLEDEATNLCLMDHVPSIDEDEGEHDPTDFTPYIDPAPVALDIRSPMDLVYELFAKLGLRYICVLKDGKYAGMTHKKTFVRYMREHEKDI from the exons ATGGCCTTTGTTCTCGCCCTTGCTCTCATTGCCTGTTGGATGGCACTGTGGACAAAAACAGTTGTCCCATCTGCGTATCAACTGACGACTCTAGACGAGAAcctggctgttgatgaacCCACACAGACATATGACGACTTGAACCCAAGTGAATCTTCGACACCTCAACCGCAACCCGATCCAAAGCCAGAGAATCCCCCTATGGTCTACTATTCTGCAGCTGGCAGTGGAGTTGCCGAGGTTCGCGTTATTCTGAGTGGCTTCGTTTTGCACGGTTTCCTGGGTGCCAGGACCTTGATTATCAAAATGGTAGCACTGATTCTAAGTGTCGCATCCGGTATGAGTCTCGGAAAAGAGGGCCCGTACGTTCACATGGCTGCCTGCGTTGGCAATATCTTGTGTCGATTATTTTCTAAGTACGATCGAAACGACGGAAAGCGAAGAGAGGTTATTtcagcagccgcagccgcagGAGTCGCCGTTGCATTTGGTGCGCCACTAGGCGGAGTACTGTTCGGCCTTGAAGAAGTTTCATACTTCTTCCCTGCGAAAACGCTGTTCCgaaccttcttctgctgtATCGTCGCCGCGCTGTCCCTCAAATTCCTCAACCCCTACGGTACACACAAGATCGTTCTCTTTGAAGTGAGATATCTGGTCGACTGGGAGTATTTCGAGCTTGGAAGCTTCATATTTGTGGGCATCATTGGCGGTGCACTGGGAGCGCTCTTTATCAAAGCCTCCAAATACTGGGCTCAATCCTTCAGAAGGATCCAGCTGATCAAAAAGCACCCTCTGCTGGAGGTATTCCTTGTTGCACTGGTAACGGGATTGATGAGCTATTGGAATGCTCTGACAAAGCTTCCCGTTGCTGAGCTGCTTCTGAATGTCGCATCGCCGTGCGAGGGTTCCAGTACTGACTGGGAAGAACGAGCATTGTGCCCTGGGGCTATTGATGAGATTCCCCCTATTCTGTTTGAACTGTTTGTTGCTCTCTTGATCAAGGGTTTTCTCACCGTTATCACTTTCGGCATT AAAGTTCCTGCTGGAATTTATGTACCATCTATGGTTGTCGGAGGTTTGATGGGCCGGATAGTCGGCCATATGGTGCAGTGGGCCGTGCTACGTGTTCCGGATTGGGCTATCTGGGGAGACTGTGCATTCAACAGAGACGGTTCGTGCATCCAACCTGGTGTGTATGGTCTCATCGCAGCCGGTGCCACCATGTGTGGTGTGACAAGATTGTCTGTCACACTCGCAGTTATCTTATTCGAGCTCACGGGTAGCCTTGATTATGTCTTGCCCTTCTCTCTCGCGATCCTCGTGTCCAAATGGACAGCTGATGCTATCGAGCCCAACAGCATCTAT GACCTTCTCACCAGCATGAATTCATATCCATTCTTGGACAATAAGCATAAGCCGATCTTTACGGAAGACCTAGCTGACATTGTGCCACGGATTCGCAAAGAACGAATTATTGACATTACGAACTCACCGGTTGTACCTGCTACCAGCTTGAGAATCAAACTCGAGCTTCTGCACAGGGCTGGCGAACTCGATGGAGGACTGCCAATTGTGCGACATGGTATTTTGGTTGGGCTGATTCCTGCACCTGATCTTGGATATGCTCTTGATCAGTTAGAAGACGAAGCAACGAATCTTTGCCTCATGGATCACGTTCCTAGCattgacgaagatgagggaGAACATGACCCCACAGACTTTACACCTTACATAGATCCT GCACCCGTTGCGCTGGATATCAGATCACCAATGGACTTGGTTTATGAGCTTTTCGCGAAGCTCGGACTCAGGTACATCTGTGTGCTGAAAGACGGCAAATATGCTGGAATG ACCCACAAGAAGACCTTTGTCAGATATATGCGGGAGCATGAAAAAGACATTTAA
- a CDS encoding chloride channel, other eukaryote, which yields MAGQEAEGSEPPSPRTTRRRNPLQRNASTGELDERTPLLTASRSRIRISEQSSTRQQKGSLSRDHSYIGAYHGSRNHSRHPSWSSRLVNALSDRHESSMAESKGTIFPDERMWYDQFTSTDWVHDAIADSYRVKELRSRKDFWGRVRIIFDGAQGWILSALCGFLVALMAYTVDVAESTVFDFKEGYCSKAWYLSRKRCCAEEACEDWVRWAHVVNSPSGDIWRSFAIYMAFVLALALIACWMALWTKTVVPSAYQLTTLDENLAVDEPTQTYDDLNPSESSTPQPQPDPKPENPPMVYYSAAGSGVAEVRVILSGFVLHGFLGARTLIIKMVALILSVASGMSLGKEGPYVHMAACVGNILCRLFSKYDRNDGKRREVISAAAAAGVAVAFGAPLGGVLFGLEEVSYFFPAKTLFRTFFCCIVAALSLKFLNPYGTHKIVLFEVRYLVDWEYFELGSFIFVGIIGGALGALFIKASKYWAQSFRRIQLIKKHPLLEVFLVALVTGLMSYWNALTKLPVAELLLNVASPCEGSSTDWEERALCPGAIDEIPPILFELFVALLIKGFLTVITFGIKVPAGIYVPSMVVGGLMGRIVGHMVQWAVLRVPDWAIWGDCAFNRDGSCIQPGVYGLIAAGATMCGVTRLSVTLAVILFELTGSLDYVLPFSLAILVSKWTADAIEPNSIYDLLTSMNSYPFLDNKHKPIFTEDLADIVPRIRKERIIDITNSPVVPATSLRIKLELLHRAGELDGGLPIVRHGILVGLIPAPDLGYALDQLEDEATNLCLMDHVPSIDEDEGEHDPTDFTPYIDPAPVALDIRSPMDLVYELFAKLGLRYICVLKDGKYAGMVSIC from the exons ATGGCGggacaagaagcagaaggcTCCGAGCCGCCCTCGCCACGGACTACACGAAGGCGGAATCCTTTACAGCGGAATGCTTCAACAGGAGAACTGGACGAGCGAACCCCCTTGCTCACAGCTTCAAGGTCGCGCATTCGTATCAGTGAGCAAAGCTCGACTCGTCAGCAAAAAGGATCCTTATCGCGGGACCACAGCTACATAG GTGCCTATCATGGCTCTCGAAATCATAGCCGGCATCCCTCGTGGAGCTCAAGACTGGTTAACGCCCTGTCCGACCGCCATGAGTCCTCTATGGCCGAATCGAAAGGCACAATTTTCCCTGATGAACGCATGTGGTACGATCAATTCACCAGTACCGACTGGGTGCATGACGCAATCGCCGATTCCTACAGGGTCAAGGAGCTACGGAGTCGTAAGGACTTCTGGGGCAGGGTTCGCATCATCTTTGATGGCGCCCAGGGCTGGATTCTGAGTGCTCTCTGTGGCTTTCTCGTTGCATTGATGGCATACACAGTAGATGTTGCCGAATCTACTGTCTTTGATTTCAAGGAAGGCTACTGCAGCAAAGCTTGGTACCTCAGCAGAAAG AGATGCTGCGCCGAGGAAGCCTGTGAGGACTGGGTAAGGTGGGCACATGTTGTGAACAGTCCTTCCGGAGACATCTGGAGAAGCTTCGCGATTTACATGGCCTTTGTTCTCGCCCTTGCTCTCATTGCCTGTTGGATGGCACTGTGGACAAAAACAGTTGTCCCATCTGCGTATCAACTGACGACTCTAGACGAGAAcctggctgttgatgaacCCACACAGACATATGACGACTTGAACCCAAGTGAATCTTCGACACCTCAACCGCAACCCGATCCAAAGCCAGAGAATCCCCCTATGGTCTACTATTCTGCAGCTGGCAGTGGAGTTGCCGAGGTTCGCGTTATTCTGAGTGGCTTCGTTTTGCACGGTTTCCTGGGTGCCAGGACCTTGATTATCAAAATGGTAGCACTGATTCTAAGTGTCGCATCCGGTATGAGTCTCGGAAAAGAGGGCCCGTACGTTCACATGGCTGCCTGCGTTGGCAATATCTTGTGTCGATTATTTTCTAAGTACGATCGAAACGACGGAAAGCGAAGAGAGGTTATTtcagcagccgcagccgcagGAGTCGCCGTTGCATTTGGTGCGCCACTAGGCGGAGTACTGTTCGGCCTTGAAGAAGTTTCATACTTCTTCCCTGCGAAAACGCTGTTCCgaaccttcttctgctgtATCGTCGCCGCGCTGTCCCTCAAATTCCTCAACCCCTACGGTACACACAAGATCGTTCTCTTTGAAGTGAGATATCTGGTCGACTGGGAGTATTTCGAGCTTGGAAGCTTCATATTTGTGGGCATCATTGGCGGTGCACTGGGAGCGCTCTTTATCAAAGCCTCCAAATACTGGGCTCAATCCTTCAGAAGGATCCAGCTGATCAAAAAGCACCCTCTGCTGGAGGTATTCCTTGTTGCACTGGTAACGGGATTGATGAGCTATTGGAATGCTCTGACAAAGCTTCCCGTTGCTGAGCTGCTTCTGAATGTCGCATCGCCGTGCGAGGGTTCCAGTACTGACTGGGAAGAACGAGCATTGTGCCCTGGGGCTATTGATGAGATTCCCCCTATTCTGTTTGAACTGTTTGTTGCTCTCTTGATCAAGGGTTTTCTCACCGTTATCACTTTCGGCATT AAAGTTCCTGCTGGAATTTATGTACCATCTATGGTTGTCGGAGGTTTGATGGGCCGGATAGTCGGCCATATGGTGCAGTGGGCCGTGCTACGTGTTCCGGATTGGGCTATCTGGGGAGACTGTGCATTCAACAGAGACGGTTCGTGCATCCAACCTGGTGTGTATGGTCTCATCGCAGCCGGTGCCACCATGTGTGGTGTGACAAGATTGTCTGTCACACTCGCAGTTATCTTATTCGAGCTCACGGGTAGCCTTGATTATGTCTTGCCCTTCTCTCTCGCGATCCTCGTGTCCAAATGGACAGCTGATGCTATCGAGCCCAACAGCATCTAT GACCTTCTCACCAGCATGAATTCATATCCATTCTTGGACAATAAGCATAAGCCGATCTTTACGGAAGACCTAGCTGACATTGTGCCACGGATTCGCAAAGAACGAATTATTGACATTACGAACTCACCGGTTGTACCTGCTACCAGCTTGAGAATCAAACTCGAGCTTCTGCACAGGGCTGGCGAACTCGATGGAGGACTGCCAATTGTGCGACATGGTATTTTGGTTGGGCTGATTCCTGCACCTGATCTTGGATATGCTCTTGATCAGTTAGAAGACGAAGCAACGAATCTTTGCCTCATGGATCACGTTCCTAGCattgacgaagatgagggaGAACATGACCCCACAGACTTTACACCTTACATAGATCCT GCACCCGTTGCGCTGGATATCAGATCACCAATGGACTTGGTTTATGAGCTTTTCGCGAAGCTCGGACTCAGGTACATCTGTGTGCTGAAAGACGGCAAATATGCTGGAATGGTAAGCATTTGCTGA
- a CDS encoding hypothetical protein (At least one base has a quality score < 10) yields the protein MAKKRKASGRSNALSGPKELDPSEARLGPITTYEDVADSEDEYFMNRDQILLDEAPDSKRRRKEDDDIELSDEEVLGYEDSHSEEEDDRDDQPRKNKGSASKDAVSDDEAGQEEEEGKRLQQKKLSKMAEEDFIFDGDEWLAEGQEHGEGEETITEVLKEVEITDDMSPEERYTILKNRYPEFEPLVKEFQNLQPTLVDLQKSAQGLSGQSLEAVKYWVAGCYVAALASYFAILTSPARDNAKVQKTIDPTELRDHEVMETLMNCRETWQKVKDLKSTKSFDGDAISDIDDDALMQGVENLEAEVKRTKKSKKSSKQEKAAAEKLARKLEKVKAGEAAVADLYDLPLPGKKSKRSKKAVAIEQDDDNSDFGEEDVLDERTAAEKAARKKSLKFYTSQIVQKANKRAGAGRDAGGDMDIPHRERLRDRAARLNAEAERRGQKNSKLGADLDDNSDDEDTTTAKTVRDNEDEYYDMVAQKSKKNKEDKAARYAAYAAASKADRVVEKEELGEDGKRKITYAIEKNKGLAPKRSKDVRNPRVKKRKQYEAKQKKLKSMKPVWQGGEPKGGYQGELSGINTAVVKSTRL from the exons ATGGCtaaaaagagaaaggcatCAGGGCGCAGTAATGCGCTATCAGGCCCCAAAGAACTTGATCCTTCGGAAGCCCGCCTTGGACCTATCACTACCTATGAGGATGTTGCCGACTCAGAAGACGAGTACTTCATGAACCGAGACCAAATACTGCTCGACGAAGCGCCAGATTCGAAACGTCgaaggaaagaagatgacgatatcgagcTGTCCGATGAAGAGGTTCTTGGATACGAGGACTCCCActcagaagaggaggacgaCCGGGATGATCAACCGCGTAAAAACAAGGGCTCAGCATCCAAAGATGCAGTCTCAGATGACGAAGCTGGccaggaagaggaggagggc AAGCGTCttcagcagaagaagctttCCAAGATGGCTGAGGAGGATTTCATTTTTGATGGTGACGAGTGGCTAGCCGAGGGCCAAGAACATGGTGAGGGCGAAGAGACGATCACAGAAGTCCTGAAGGAAGTTGAGATCACCGACGACATGAGCCCCGAAGAGCGATATACAATTCTCAAGAACCGTTATCCCGAATTCGAGCCCCTCGTCAAGGAATTCCAGAACCTGCAACCTACTTTGGTGGATTTGCAAAAGTCAGCCCAGGGTCTCTCGGGCCAATCACTAGAAGCCGTCAAGTACTGGGTGGCCGGCTGTTACGTTGCTGCTCTCGCGAGCTATTTTGCCATCCTGACATCTCCAGCAAGAGATAACGCAAAGGTGCAGAAAACTATTGATCCTACCGAGCTACGGGACCACGAGGTCATGGAGACCTTGATGAATTGTCGAGAGACATGGCAAAAGGTCAAGGATCTCAAGTCAACCAAGAGTTTCGATGGCGACGCTATTTCAGATATCGACGATGATGCATTGATGCAGGGTGTTGAGAATCTGGAGGCTGAGGTgaagagaacaaagaagagcaagaagtcgtcgaagcaagaaaaggctgctgctgagaaaCTGGCGCGAAAGCTggagaaggtcaaggctggAGAAGCAGCTGTTGCTGATCTATATGATCTACCTCTTCCCGGCAAGAAATCCAAGAGGTCCAAGAAGGCTGTTGCTATCGAACAAGACGATGACAATTCCGACTTTGGTGAAGAGGACGTTCTTGATGAGCGAACCGCAGCTGAGAAGGCCGCCCGCAAGAAGAGTCTCAAGTTCTACACATCTCAAATCGTACAGAAGGCGAACAAGCGTGCTGGCGCTGGAAGGGATGCCGGTGGTGATATGGATATTCCTCACCGTGAACGACTTCGAGACCGTGCGGCGCGTCTCAACGCTGAGGCTGAGCGACGTGGACAGAAGAACTCCAAGCTTGGAGCAGACCTTGACGATAAcagtgacgatgaggacACCACAACGGCCAAGACTGTTCGTGACAATGAAGATGAGTACTACGATATGGTGGCACAAAagtcaaagaagaacaaggaggaCAAGGCCGCCCGCTACGCAGCATACGCTGCTGCCAGCAAGGCAGATCGAgttgtcgagaaggaggagcttggtgaggatggCAAGCGTAAGATCACATATGCTatcgagaagaacaagggtcTAGCGCCCAAGCGAAGCAAGGACGTTAGGAACCCCAGAGtcaagaagcgcaagcaGTACGAGGCGAAGCaaaagaagttgaagagcatGAAGCCTGTTTGGCAAGGCGGCGAGCCCAAGGGAGGATACCAAGGAGAGCTGTCAGGTATCAACACAGCTGTTGTCAAGAGCACAAGACTATAG